One part of the Sorangiineae bacterium MSr11954 genome encodes these proteins:
- a CDS encoding ferritin-like domain-containing protein, producing the protein MATMVGTQKDLLSLLNQLLELDYDAIEAYKAAIERLHDTTDKERLTSFMRDHERHVKELGDVIVGMGTSPATGPDLKRVLTKGKVILGGLVGDRTVLLAMKTNENDTNTAYERAVSRNDLPPNLRALLERSLTDERRHRAWLAQRLEVLNTAAHP; encoded by the coding sequence ATGGCAACCATGGTCGGAACGCAGAAGGATCTATTGTCCTTGCTGAACCAGCTTCTCGAGCTCGATTACGACGCCATCGAAGCGTACAAAGCCGCCATCGAGCGGCTTCACGACACCACGGACAAGGAGCGGCTCACTTCGTTCATGCGCGATCACGAGCGGCACGTGAAGGAGCTCGGCGATGTCATCGTCGGTATGGGCACCTCTCCGGCGACGGGCCCCGATTTGAAGCGGGTGCTCACCAAGGGAAAGGTCATCTTGGGCGGCCTGGTCGGTGACCGAACTGTGCTCCTCGCGATGAAGACGAACGAAAACGACACCAACACCGCGTACGAGCGGGCGGTCTCCCGAAACGATCTGCCCCCCAATCTCCGCGCGCTGCTGGAGCGCTCGCTCACCGACGAGCGGCGCCATCGGGCGTGGCTCGCGCAGCGTCTGGAAGTGCTGAACACCGCGGCGCATCCCTAA
- a CDS encoding protein kinase, with protein sequence MPRAVEVEVEYMPGDILAGKYRVDRRLGGGAMGTVYEVTRTELQKKCAVKVMKRSLAQHPELVARFRSEAQTHSLLEGNGHICTVFDYGSLDDGVPFYAMTLLYGRPLSDLIYYHYVTKQKPFPPQGALAIAHQMCEALAFAHEKGIIHRDIKPENLFVHVVGPVWWVVIVDFGIAKRKEVSVNTGDRFIGTPPYSPREQVLGRAPTPKVDVYAAGVVLFKMLTGRSPLAHLGENDMAALLSASPPTAPLLTEFGNFPAELASLVARCLSHDPEERPDARYLAQRFQTLEQESWKGAPISVNATYEDIPLALTTMEEAEAGARAPTEKNTSDTVRNAPQASVSLTFPSRGAETTERAHDARPEPRPTSVNALAATELDGIARGGAPDERAYTASGTEILPKKAPRPALAAGAREGVTPAQTPMAISRWQEDQEKWNRTQRRARLRTRLRVIALRGSFALGLVLGVFALWLIFRSAKLRAPPTPAPAAAAPALPSAPASPLASATSPPAPPPRSASSSASLPIAPPAPTLSVATPTMALADAPLAKIADAPLPKPAATPQPKATVAPARSSPRATVPVRIPPKPSSPAARPDHGGDLERSID encoded by the coding sequence ATGCCCAGAGCGGTCGAGGTCGAAGTCGAATATATGCCGGGCGATATCCTTGCCGGCAAGTATCGCGTGGATCGACGCCTCGGCGGCGGGGCGATGGGGACCGTGTACGAGGTCACGCGGACGGAGCTCCAAAAGAAGTGCGCCGTCAAGGTGATGAAGCGATCGCTCGCGCAGCACCCGGAGCTCGTGGCGCGCTTTCGCTCGGAGGCTCAAACGCACTCGCTGCTCGAAGGCAATGGGCATATCTGCACCGTATTCGACTACGGCTCGCTCGATGACGGCGTGCCCTTTTACGCCATGACCTTGCTCTACGGACGGCCGCTGAGCGATCTGATTTATTACCACTACGTCACGAAGCAAAAACCATTTCCGCCGCAAGGTGCTCTGGCGATTGCCCACCAGATGTGCGAGGCCCTCGCGTTCGCGCACGAGAAGGGGATCATCCACCGCGATATCAAGCCGGAGAACTTGTTCGTCCACGTGGTGGGACCCGTGTGGTGGGTGGTGATTGTCGACTTCGGAATTGCCAAACGAAAAGAGGTCTCGGTGAACACCGGGGATCGGTTCATCGGCACGCCGCCGTACTCGCCGCGCGAGCAGGTGCTCGGGCGCGCGCCGACCCCCAAGGTCGACGTGTACGCGGCGGGGGTGGTGCTCTTCAAGATGCTCACGGGGCGCTCGCCGCTCGCGCACCTGGGCGAGAACGATATGGCGGCCCTCCTCTCCGCCTCGCCGCCCACGGCGCCGCTCTTGACCGAGTTCGGCAACTTTCCAGCGGAGCTCGCGTCGCTGGTCGCGCGGTGCTTGTCGCACGATCCCGAGGAGCGACCCGACGCCCGCTACCTGGCGCAGCGTTTTCAAACGCTGGAGCAGGAGTCGTGGAAAGGGGCCCCCATCAGCGTCAACGCGACCTACGAAGATATCCCACTTGCCTTGACCACCATGGAGGAAGCGGAGGCCGGCGCCAGGGCGCCGACGGAGAAGAACACCTCCGATACCGTCCGCAACGCCCCGCAGGCGTCCGTCTCCCTGACGTTTCCATCGCGCGGCGCCGAGACGACGGAGCGCGCGCACGACGCACGGCCCGAGCCGCGGCCAACATCGGTGAACGCACTGGCGGCGACGGAGCTCGACGGCATCGCCCGCGGAGGCGCCCCGGACGAGCGCGCGTACACGGCGAGCGGCACGGAGATCTTGCCGAAGAAGGCTCCCCGGCCGGCGCTGGCGGCGGGCGCGCGGGAAGGGGTCACGCCCGCCCAAACGCCGATGGCGATCAGCCGATGGCAGGAAGATCAAGAAAAGTGGAATCGCACGCAACGAAGGGCGCGCCTGCGAACACGTCTCCGCGTGATCGCTCTTCGCGGCTCCTTTGCGCTGGGCCTCGTCCTGGGCGTCTTCGCCCTCTGGCTCATTTTCCGCAGCGCCAAGCTGCGCGCCCCACCCACGCCGGCACCCGCCGCCGCCGCACCGGCGCTTCCGTCCGCGCCGGCTTCCCCGCTCGCCTCGGCGACATCACCGCCCGCGCCCCCGCCGCGGTCTGCGTCTTCATCGGCATCCCTGCCGATCGCGCCGCCCGCTCCTACGCTCTCCGTTGCAACGCCGACGATGGCGCTGGCCGACGCCCCATTGGCCAAAATCGCCGACGCCCCGCTACCAAAGCCGGCCGCCACCCCCCAGCCCAAAGCCACCGTGGCCCCTGCACGATCGAGCCCACGGGCGACCGTGCCCGTCCGAATACCGCCAAAGCCCTCATCCCCGGCGGCGCGCCCCGACCACGGTGGCGATCTCGAACGAAGCATCGACTGA